The following proteins are co-located in the Silene latifolia isolate original U9 population chromosome 1, ASM4854445v1, whole genome shotgun sequence genome:
- the LOC141600244 gene encoding N-terminal acetyltransferase B complex catalytic subunit NAA20 codes for MTTIRKFCCNDLLRFANVNLDHLTETFNMSFYMTYLARWPDYFHVAEGPGNQVMGYIMGKVEGQGESWHGHVTAVTVAPEYRRQQLAKKLMNILEEFSDKIDKAYFVDLFVRASNIPAIKMYEKLGYVVYRRVLRYYSGEEDGLDMRKALSQDVEKKSVIPLKRPVTPDELEYD; via the exons ATGACAACGATACGTAAATTTTGCTGCAATGATCTTCTCCGCTTTGCTAATGTTAATCTGGATCATCTCACTGAAACT TTCAACATGTCGTTCTACATGACATATTTGGCTCGATGGCCAGATTATTTCCATGTTGCAGAGGGTCCTGGCAATCAAGTTATGGGCTACA TTATGGGAAAAGTGGAAGGTCAGGGCGAGTCTTGGCATGGCCATGTCACAGCAGTGACTGTTGCACCAGAGTACCGCCGGCAGCAGTTAGCAAAAAAGCTGATGAATATACTGGAAGAATTCAGTGATAAGAT TGATAAAGCCTACTTTGTTGACCTTTTTGTCCGTGCTTCCAATATACCTGCGATAAAAATGTATGAGAAG CTTGGCTATGTGGTTTACCGGAGAGTACTTCGCTACTATTCTGGAGAAGAAGATGGATTAG ATATGAGAAAAGCGTTATCACAAGATGTTGAGAAGAAGTCCGTTATCCCCCTCAAGCGCCCAGTGACACCTGATGAACTCGAGTACGATTAG